The nucleotide sequence GCCACTACAGGTAACGTGATCACTGTGTGTCCTATCGAGGGTCTGGGCAGGTAGGGCTGTCCTTGGGCATAGGGATTGGGAGAAGGTTAGACTGCTTTTGGAGGTGCAAGAAGGAAGGGGATTTTGTGCTTTCATTCCAGTGTCTTTCTTGACTCAGTAATTCACCGATCTTGCAGGGGGTGAAGTCCTAAATCCTCATCGTTCCATCCCCTTGGGCATCGTGATTTCACTCTCCATCTGCTTTTTGGCGTGTTTTGGTGTCTCGGCGGCACTCACTCTCATGGTGCCCTACTACCAGATTCAGCTTGAGAGCCCCTTGCCGCAGGCTTTTCTCCACATTGGGTGGGGCCCTGCCAGATATGTTGTGGCTGTTGGCGCCCTCTGTGCTCTTACGTCCAGGTCAGTGTCTTGGTTTTCTCCCCATCCACTGTCAGATGCTTGGGTATCTCAGCCCTTGGGATTGAGAGACAAGAGGGAAGGACATCTTGCCCTTGTAGACTAGGGATCAGAAGCCACTGTCTGCCCTGCTTCTGCACGTCCTCAtatgtgtttccattttctcttccagtctCCTGTGTACCATATTCCCCATGCCTCGGTTGATCTATGCAATGGCAGAGGATGGGCTCCTTTTCCGGGGACTTGCTTGGACCCGTACCCGCACAGGCAACCCCATCCTGGCCATCATATTTGCTGGAAGTCTTAcaggttaaaaacaacaacaacaacaaatccactCTGTCCTTGATCAATTTTCTAGACTTGTATATTTCCTCTGGTTTCTCACTATCTCCATCCATCTTGTTTGTTCCCTCATTCCAGGGGTCATGACTTTACTCTTTGAGCTCAGTGATCTTGTGGACCTCGTGTCAACTGCGATGCTGCTTGCTTACTCCCTGGTGGCATTTTCTGTCCTTGTCCTCAGGTGAGACTCCAGTATAGTTTGACTGGGGTCAGGGGAGAAAGGTCTTTGGTTTGTCCAAGTTTAATCGGGAGATAATCCTTTTCCGCCTTCCATGCTCCCTTCTAAATGTCCTGCTATCATTAAGTTGGGAAAGATTAGATTGTCTGATGTTGGATGAGTAGgggctgctatgaatattgacTTAATATTTCTACTTCAGGTATCAGCCAGACCAGAACTTAAGCGACAAAGAGGcaacagaggaggaaattgaTATTTCTCTGCTAGAAGCAAGTCATTTTGAACCTGGGCCTGAAGCAAGAACCTCAAACATTCTAAAGAGTCTCTGCTGCCCCAGTAACACCATTCCCACTCTGAAATCTGGGCAGATTGTCTATTCATGTGCCTTCCTGCTTGGTTAGTGTTGGGATTTCTCATTGGTTGTATTCTGAAATTAACAGAATGGGGAGGGCAGATCATGTGGGGAAGTTGAGGAAGAATCAAGGTAGGATGGCCCTTCATGAGGTGGACAGTTTCAGAGATGGGTGTGACCCAAAGTTCTGACATCTTTGTCTTCTGGGTCCAGCCTGTTCTCCTCCACCTTGACTCTTGCAGTTCTCCTGCTGACCATCCTGAGCCTGGTCCTGGCCCAGTGGCCCAGCCAGGTGTTCTCTGGAGACCCCGTGCTCACAACagtggctgtgctgctgctgcttctcatcACTGGGGTCACGGCCATCATCTGGAGGCAGCCCCAGAGCCCCTTTCCTGTTTACTTCAAGGTAAGTGACCTTATGTGCCCAGAGTGTCCACCTTGAGTGAATGAAGTCAGCCTGCTTTGAGGTCTAAACATCTCTGTCAGACCAAGGAATAAGGGGAGTTGCTAAAACCCATGGAAACTTCTCTGATCCACACTTGGTGCTTCACATACACAATCTCAGGAGGCACTGAACTCAGTCTGAATAGGATTGTGGTCACCCTACCCATACAGGGCAGCGTCTCCCTCTCAGACGTCTGGGCTGTGTTCAGGGATGAACTGACTCTGCCCACAGGTCCCTGCTCTGCCTGTCCTCCCACTGGTGAGCATCTTTGTGAATGTTTACCTGATGATGCAGATGGACACTGGGACCTGGACCCTATTTGGCATTTGGATGGGGATTGGTAAGTGGCTTCCTTGGAAAATAAGACCTCCTGAGGGACTGAATCAAATCACCTTCCTACTACTTCTCCCCTCCTGTTAGACATCATAAAAGGAGGCCCGTTGCGCATTTGTAAGTGAGAAGAGTGCCaaattttctttctcactgtCTCATTTGCCTGCTAGGATTCACCATATACTTTGGATATGGGATCAGACACAGCCTGGAGAACAATGAGCCGCAGCCACCAGCCTCCACCTCGCAGACTTGACAAACACATTCCTAGTGATGAATGGTCTTAACCACAGGAAACAGATGCTGTGTGGAATCCTTCTATGCACTGGAGGTATCTTGTGGTTCAAGGGGCATTTTGAGCCTCTATGGAGCTTGAGGTTGGAATGCATTTAGAGCCCTGTGTTCATTGGTAGTGGACAAAATGGCTTCAGAGTTGTATACTTTTAAGTTTTCAAAGCTTAGTATGCATGCAGAAAAGTGCATGCTTCATAAGTGAGTTGCAAGATCAGTTTTCACAAAGAAAGTACAACAATGGAAACATCGAGCTgaggaacaaataaaatattttttttcttttttctttaatagaaaattatttaattagtatacatgtgttccccatcctgaaccctcctccctcctccctctccacaccatccctctgggtcgtcccagtgcaccagccccaagcatacagcatcgtgcattgaacctggactggcatctcgtttcatacatgacgtttcacatgtttcattgccattctcccaaatcttcccaccctctccctctcccacagagtccataagactgttctatacatcagtgtctcttttgctgtctcatacaccgggttattgttaccatctttctaaataccatatatatgcattagtatactgtatttatgtttttccttctggcttacttcactctgtataataggctccagtttcatccacctcattagaactgattcaaatgtattctttttaatggctgagtaatactccattgtgtatatgtaccacagctttcttatccattcatctgctgatggacatctaggttgcttccatgtcttggctattataaacagtgctgcgatgaacattggggtacacgtgtctctttctcttctggtttcctcagtgtgtatgcccagcagtgggattgctggatcataaggcagttctattttcagttttttaaggaatctccacactgttctccatagtggctgtaatagtttgcattcccaccaacagtgtaagagggttcccttttctccacaccctctccagcatttattatttgtagacttttggatcacagccattctgactggtgtgaaatggtacctcatagtggtttttatttgtatttctctgataatgagtgatgttgagcatcttttcatgtgtttg is from Bos indicus isolate NIAB-ARS_2022 breed Sahiwal x Tharparkar chromosome 18, NIAB-ARS_B.indTharparkar_mat_pri_1.0, whole genome shotgun sequence and encodes:
- the LOC139177198 gene encoding cationic amino acid transporter 3-like isoform X1, with protein sequence MLCQDVHQFGQKLVRRRLLEPRDGFERPKTGHLNTLDLVALGVGSTLGAGVYILVGEVAVYEAGPATVICFFVAGLSTLLSGLCYAELAAWVPRPGSAYLYSYVTMGQLCAFIIGWNLILSFVMATACEARAWSYIFDSLIGNHISQVFQETFSLHVPYFLATYVDFFAFILVLLLTGLLVLGVHESALVNKVFTSLNLLVLSFIILSGFIKGDLHNWKLTNQDYSLTTLNTSGYSDISRLGPLGSGGLVPFGFEGILHGAATCFYAFVGFDVIATTGGEVLNPHRSIPLGIVISLSICFLACFGVSAALTLMVPYYQIQLESPLPQAFLHIGWGPARYVVAVGALCALTSSLLCTIFPMPRLIYAMAEDGLLFRGLAWTRTRTGNPILAIIFAGSLTGVMTLLFELSDLVDLVSTAMLLAYSLVAFSVLVLRYQPDQNLSDKEATEEEIDISLLEASHFEPGPEARTSNILKSLCCPSNTIPTLKSGQIVYSCAFLLVLLLTILSLVLAQWPSQVFSGDPVLTTVAVLLLLLITGVTAIIWRQPQSPFPVYFKGSVSLSDVWAVFRDELTLPTGPCSACPPTGEHLCECLPDDADGHWDLDPIWHLDGDWIHHILWIWDQTQPGEQ
- the LOC139177198 gene encoding cationic amino acid transporter 3-like isoform X2 gives rise to the protein MLCQDVHQFGQKLVRRRLLEPRDGFERPKTGHLNTLDLVALGVGSTLGAGVYILVGEVAVYEAGPATVICFFVAGLSTLLSGLCYAELAAWVPRPGSAYLYSYVTMGQLCAFIIGWNLILSFVMATACEARAWSYIFDSLIGNHISQVFQETFSLHVPYFLATYVDFFAFILVLLLTGLLVLGVHESALVNKVFTSLNLLVLSFIILSGFIKGDLHNWKLTNQDYSLTTLNTSGYSDISRLGPLGSGGLVPFGFEGILHGAATCFYAFVGFDVIATTGGEVLNPHRSIPLGIVISLSICFLACFGVSAALTLMVPYYQIQLESPLPQAFLHIGWGPARYVVAVGALCALTSSLLCTIFPMPRLIYAMAEDGLLFRGLAWTRTRTGNPILAIIFAGSLTGVMTLLFELSDLVDLVSTAMLLAYSLVAFSVLVLRYQPDQNLSDKEATEEEIDISLLEASHFEPGPEARTSNILKSLCCPSNTIPTLKSGQIVYSCAFLLVLLLTILSLVLAQWPSQVFSGDPVLTTVAVLLLLLITGVTAIIWRQPQSPFPVYFKVPALPVLPLVSIFVNVYLMMQMDTGTWTLFGIWMGIGFTIYFGYGIRHSLENNEPQPPASTSQT